In Colias croceus chromosome 21, ilColCroc2.1, the DNA window aacataatcttaattataatttagaaaCAGGTGTTTTAATTATGCGACAATTAGAATAAAGTCGGACAAAAATTGAAGATCTATATTAAATGATAGTACACTCGCGAAGTATAGCTATTATTCTGTGTAGGTATTATTCATACTTACATACCAactctttaattaaatttaatgactAATATTAATGCCTTTATTGGCGCAGTATTCTATAACCAAAATAGGAAATATGGCACAAGgattgtgaaaaaatgtaacaaCCTTCGAATTTGTAAAGTCAAtgcttaaaatttatttataatgaatatcTATTCGGATGCAGTGTATTTTTCTATAGTTCAGGATAAGATTGCGAAATGTCCCTTAAGTTAAATAtcttattaattactatttatatattttagactagcttaccgcccgctttgtctaaaacctaataaattatatactaaaaccttcctcttgaatcactcttatctattaaaaaaaaccgcatcaaaatccgttgcgtagttttaaattttacaaagggacatagggacagagaaagcgactttgttttatactatgtatttatatttagaagATAATTATCGATAAAAGCATAACTCGTAGGTTTAAACCTATTCTGgtgaaacataatattcataGATTTATCTTCGAAAGCGTCAAACCATCTCGTTAAGTGCTATGTAGAAACATGATCTGTGAAATTGTTTAACAAAACATCTTCTAAATAAACACTACAATTAAGGATATACTAGAAAGTTTTTAGTGTGctaataatacttaaaatattatttcacatattTCAGCATTTGTAGTTTCGTATGACTTTGAAACGACTTTCCGATCGGTAAGGTAATTTTGAGATCatatttctattataaatgttaactAACTCCAAgcatgaaatttataaataggaaTGGTTTAaatctaacaaaaaaaatatctttgtaAGTCAACATTGGCATCGAAAGCTTCGTTCGGAAATCGTTGCTGAATACAACCATGTCCTATCATTAACTCAAATACGCATTTTCATCCATAAATAGATacgaaattatatttaaaaacaacaccAAAGTCCTTCATACCTCTTTCATTAGCATTCCTAAAgagatacaattttattctCGTATTTTTTCCATTGATTCTATGCGACCTTGACTTGACAGGTTGACTTTTGTGCAAATGGCGGGTTTAAAAGGCCAAAATGATTATAATCTCATAACAGTAATCATAGATATATTACGTAGAACATTCTTGTGCCATCATTAGATATGAGGATGATAGTTTTAGAGGTCGAATAATGCAGTTATGATATGTTTTGAGAAAAGTGTAGGCCGGACTCCTGAGTCCTGTGtagaattattatacaaataggtacttatcttttgtaaaataataaggtaTGTTAATAAGCTctttatataaaatcaaattaaatatgtgACCTAAAGCCTAAGCTATtcaaatacatacctattgtAAAAATCGCCTTTAAAATTGGACACAAAAATTCTTatgacttatttatattatgtcttaTGTCATTTCAATTggttatctgataaaaataatttcaaatgatCATTTGacccaattttttttgtttatctttaGACCGTGTGAATTTTAGTCATATCTCACCTTTTTTAGGTTATACAAATGGGTCACTTAtctgaataaataaagtttacgGAAGAAATCGATAAAAACGTATAGGTATGTGGGTAAAGATAGCGCATTAACTTTGAACTATGAAGTTTCATGCAAAGAAAGAGTAAATAAGCACCAGACATTTTTATACGTAGCCGTGCTTCTGTTTTGTCCCGATTTACACTTAACCGAtaggtattaattaaattttaatgacgGATAAGGTAACCTCTGCTCGTACAAGTCGGCTCGCACTTGACCGGCATTTACTATTTCTTacaacaaaagtacctacattgttCAAATAACTACGCCACTAGCCGCATTCCTTGCTACTAattagtattaataaatttgcAAATGGACGTGGATATGCTAATATAATGGCTAAGCGTGAGGTCGCGTGCTTTATGTGTGATACGTGACACTTCCTTGGAAGTTAGACCCAGTATGGGGTACAATATGACCCGTAATAAGACAAGGGGTATAGAAGTGTTCAATTGAAACTCTGCTTAATTTCAAAAGCttgatttcaaaaatataggcagattttttgtcaataatctaggtataattatttataacacattTTCAGTTAATAAAAGGCAGAATCCGTCCTCACTGGGATCGGGAGGTGCCACTTGAAATAagaagtaggtaaataatgaaattttttaacaaaaatcatCGAATGtgctaaattaataataagataatattacaGAAGCCTTATTAGACGTGAACAATAGTAAATTGAGCCAATACAATCGAAACTTAGCCAATACAATCGAATTCTAGAACGATCGAGAAGAAAATggtaggtaaataattattatctaaattagGAATAATGAGCTTCAAGTCTATCAAATTGCCTCTGTGACATAACCGTCATAATTGGGCAACCAGTTAAACTAATTCGACGCTTATTACCATAGCGTAGGCTTCACTTTTACGTAACAGTCATCTTGTTTATTGACAATTGTTACTTTCACtatatagtagagccattttaataggcaacatttgacagttcaacaaaattcaacaacgtaacctagtaacgacgacatagaataacatgatatttcgttttgttagaactgcacatttgcttaacttttttcaattacgattacatatttataattataatgaccgatacaagttattttaatatttcattttactgataaaccatcctaaacataataaacaatttctgaattgaagaactgacgtcgctacaattttgtgtcaataaacctttttttctttttaaatactagagacgttactctaaaaatcgaaatctgataTCTAGAATCGattgcattgattacttgtcaataaaaatcatcataagttaataaattcgattgacaaatgtttcaaatccgtatcgattaatacactttaatcgatgtttttaagcaggttacctctcttcgaacataaaattgatagacgtcaaatgttgcctattaaattggctcgactataggtattaaatatttattggtaTACGCCCATATACTTTTCGTATTGCGACAGGAGTGtttcttgatttttttattgaatacaaaatgtacaattatataattatctatctatctaccTACTTAATGAAACTCTCAAGaggaaatacttttttaactgtatgtaGGTACCATTTTTTCTCCGAGAATGTTTTATGGGCGTTataaaaacgataattttgaattttaaattgaaacaaaaactCCCTTGACGTAGGTATGATAGGAAATTTTCTATGAGTATGACTTACCTTAAAAAGCtgagaaaaaataactagaaCATAATTTAGTAAGCAACGTGCGTTTAACATCAATTTATATACTGAATTAATCATTCAAAACATGACTTAGGCACATAAATTACGAGTCTCGAAAAATACGCGACCTTTGggttttttcatttttgtttatccagcgataatattatacatgtcaTGTAAATCAGTTTTAAAAAGGTCAAAAacatgaattatattaatttattattgttaagaCAGTTAAGACACATAACTTGTTTAAAATTCGCACTAAAATAACTTAGATTGAAAAAGGTCCATCAACAAACAAATGACAATTCGTAGTTTATTTCCTGAAATAATTTTCGATAAAGTCGTAAATATCATAGTCAACCAACAAAGTCACGACTACAAACAATTCACATTCAAATAGATTAAATAATGCCTTTTAGTAGACGTCATACTGTATTTAAGAGTCCTGACATATcacattgtttataataattaatcaatgtaggtatttataatgtttttttttctcctaatatgtaggtatacgtAAACCCGAGCCCTTCATAGCCgatcaaaaacaaatgaagACTAAAGCGCTTCTAAACTTCTTTTATCAAATTCTTTATGTTtggattaaaattataacccCTCCACCAGTCAATTTTTCAATGCACATATTGTTTGCCTGtcatatctttattttaaacgcAATATAGAACTATTCAACCAGCCATTTTTCATCTTCCTGCATGAGTCAAAGCATATCGACTAGTTTCTAGAGATTTCGATATCTCAGCGCGGGAAACGCGGTCACTAGAAGCAATCGTTAAAATGTACGTATCTTCTCTCAATTATTGAGCATTAATAGATAATTGACAAACTAGAGAAAGTGCATTATAACCGTCACGTCTCCATAAGTTTccaatgaatgaataattcaTAATCAACATTAAGATGTTTCAAATGATAAACGTTCATTTCCGCTCCGTTAATTTTTCTCACATTAGATACATTTATTTGGAAATATTTGGAACAATCAAAAAACAGAAATCTTGGAACAAAGACGATAATATCCTTTCAGCAAGCTTTCAGccattatttttctaaatcaAATTCTTCGATTCGAAGACATGATTCATCGTTAGAAAAATTACTCGgaactaaattaaaacaaaattttgtttattcttactttaacaatatatttttttaattaggtacctcGTAATCGAATCTCCAGGAGATATCAAATCCAATGAATTTgacataatcataatataatacatttatacatatagAATTTTCAGAACCTACTTTAGTTTTTCTATAACAAACCACACAACTAGCAGAGTTAAGTCTTAATAAATTTCGATTAAAGCCCCAATAGACTCTTCTTTAGTCCCAACGTATCCATTATGACATTGCGGTTATATCAAGGTATAATTCAGATGAAGCTACTCGTAATATTTTGCGTAATTTACAAATAAGCGGTTCAAAAGTCATTGCAATCGGTtacgattttattacaaaacattaaatgcttcaaacttttaactttattggACACGGTAAGCATTTTAGTAtgattatataaatttgttgttgtttacAGTTGAATGAATATATACCTACCAACCTACCTACGTAGAAACCTACatagttacctacctacttttaaaaaattaggTTACCTACTTGCATTGATTGATTGCAATGCAAGCTCCACCAATAAGCTTTAGGTACGCTATCTATCAATGCCTTATTCTAAAACTGAAATGCTCAAAAAATATAGTCAGGACTTAGCAAGTTAAATACGATAAAATACTAGATATAACAATTTGTTgttttacaaacaaacatgttcaatatgaaatattgaatgtatattttatacctagggtataaattttatacagaaCATACCTTTGTTGAAATGCTATGaatctatctatacatataataaatctgtagaagggtcaattctgtacattgaaaatattgaaaaaataaatagcagggggtgttactggatcgataccaaacccaaatatgtgattaaaaaaatttttgtctgtctgtctgtctgtctgtctgtctgtctgtctgtctgtctgtctgtatgtgaaggcatcacgtgaaaactagcggttcgatttcgatgaaacttggtataattataccttattatcctgggcgtaaaataggatactttttatcctggaaaaatacgtagaaaaaagttaatcttaatttttcagttttatccatagacgttgttccgtagaaccgcgaacacacgttgcgtattattataggcctagccgtatttgggaattgggtccaatagatatttataagatgttattgacagaggtactcaaaatggagaaataaccatccacgcgaagaccgacatccgcgcggacggagtcgcgggcggaagctagttacataataatagcacttgttttattacctatttatgcAAACAgtagtagatattattttatattattacataaaactttttattttatgcgcCGATGcaaaaattttgtatattcaCACAAAACACTTCCGACCATTCACtacaatgttttttatataattcattttagtataagtttaaataggtacgtgttaaactgtttataattatcaattatgtaatttgttaaattaggAACAAATatgcagtacattatttttgaattaattgCGTTGACCTAGAATTGAATCGTATTGAGtatgaatttaattacattaataagTAAAAGAATATCTAAGTACATATGCTGTTTCAAGCATGTGTTGTAAACATTAAACACTGGAACTAAAGGAAAAATGTAACGTTTAACTTTCTAAAGCAATTTTATCACTCATCTCCTATAACAATATTCATTGATGACTCTCTCTTTGCAGgtacaaataaacaacaagAAATACAGGCCAGCCGTGCGGATTATAGACCCACATTCGCACCGGAACTATTATGCCTTATACATCGAGTATCTAATCCGACGCACCTGACTCGAATAAACAGTAGAACCCGTTACTAATTATGCCGGTTCATTAAACAATCACGATGGAGGAGGTTACATCCCGGCCGAGCGTCGAATACATCCCCCCTCTGCCGCCAAAAGCAATGCAGAGGCCCGGCTCGACTACTTTTACACAAATTACCAACGACGATGCTAAGCTCAGAGTGAACGGATTCACTGATAGCCGTGCCGACATGGACTCTCTAAGTTCGATGCACTCGCTTGTCCTTAATTCTAAGGCTCCATCTGCAACGGTATTCGTTGCGGCGACCCAGTCAAACGGACCCGCGAGCACGCCTAGCTCAGACGCACTCGCTGCTAACGGCCCGCACGTTGTCACCATCAGAATCAACACCGATGCAGACAAACCCAAAGCGCCCAAGATATCGAGCGTACACCTGAAGAGTGACGTCGACTTCGACACATTCAAGATCAACGATACCAACAAGAAAAACAACAGCCTAGTCCTGCTCAACGTAGAGGAAAATCGACCAAAAATACTAGAGAGCGAAGATCTAAGCAAGGTTGACAAAGCACCGTACATTAACTGTAATCCGTACGTGAATCCGATGACCAACATGATATTGTCTAGCGGCCAGTGCTCGCCGAGCGACACATTGGATTCGGGCACATGCAGTGACCTTGACGGCACGCCGCCGCCGCTACCAAAAAAGAAGTCGTTCAAATCGAGCTCTTCCAAGAAATCCGTATCCGTCACAGTCATTAGCTCCACAAGAAATCAGGGTGAATTAGATTTTGAAGATAACGACTCGAACATATCGTGCGACTCGCTTAACAGTAGCGAGCTGAATGGGAGCGTGCATGCCGAGGAAAGTCACATCGAAGAGGCGAGCAAAAAGAAACAATCGCCCGAGCCTTCCATGCAAACGTTCGCTAAAGTGAACAATAAAGACAGCTTTCTACCGCAAGGTTTGTTGCAAGACATTAGAGACCGCTCGGCGAAACTCGCAACAGTCGACATTGAAAGTGATCAAGAGCGTCAAAGGGACGCTAGCCAGAATATTGATGAGGATGCTAATGTTCCGAAAGAAAGTGCACAGCTGACGTCGTTCCTATTGGTTTCGCAGTTTAATAACGAGCTAAAGAAAAACGGCGCCGACTCCTCCGCAACGAACCAAAACAAAGCGCCGCTTATTAGCGAGACTACGTATGaagaaaggaaaaaaatagACAAAATGAAAGAGGAGCAAATTTGTTACAGCAGCCATTATTTCGATACGGACAAGTTTTACGATTTTCACCTTAATGAAAAACAGTTCGATGACGTGTCTGTGCATAGTGTTAGTGTTAAAAGTGAGTGTCCTGAAGTGTCGGACATGGAATATTTTGCTGGTATAAAGGACTTTAAAAATGAGGAAACGCCTTCCACCATAAAGAGCTCGAAAGGAACTATCCGGGGTGTGAAAAACCGGGTGCGAGCTGGAATTGCCACCTTCCTTCAAATGCAGACCACTACTAAGGTAAGAATACACATaagcaattatttttatcataagtaGCAAATTCAGGTAGAACTTAATTTAGAATAACCGTCTTCGCAAAAATAGTGAATAGGTACATTACCTTACAAATAACGAGACTCATTTGTACTTATTACGTACTTACATCTTTGTGACAATAAgctaaacaataataaacataaacacaCGTACAGCAACgttaaaaatgattttctatGTCACTTATTTTAGAGGTCAGCAGACTTGGAAAGTAAGCAcgtacaataaattaatggcACTTTACGACGTGTTTCTTATATCCTTGGGCctatttttaaaagcaatttGGATGAATGCATACGCGTGAAAGTTATTATTGCGTCCTTGCTTTGTTCGATATCGCGAAAATGTTCTCAGACTGTCACGGCATGgttcaaaacataaaattaataacgttAAAGATCTATCGTAAATCATTGTAACTGCGTAAAACACGCATAccattttgataaaaaaaaaattgttgtagGTATATCGCTAATATGGtaaattcgtttaataaatCAATGAATGGGCACCTATAATTTTTAAGCATAATGTGGTCACACATTAGGTTGGAATTGATTATACCTActcgtattttaaaataaatcagttAAGTAGATACCCAATTATTTTCCATGAAATTGTTCTCATTGAACTGCATTTATCAAACAATTACCTTCATAATCTAAACAAAACATTCCATTATAGTATAAGAACCATGAACCAACACATCTTGGCCTTAACCTCAAGATATGCAGCTCGAATCTAAACCACATAATTATCCTCTAAATAACGATCAAATAATATGCCTTGATACCTCAACAGAATAGACGATATagcagattattattattatatagtacCTAATAGCCCCTCCGGCCTAGTTGAATCGGGATAAAGGAATGTAACCAATTTTACTAAGAAATAAAGAAACTTTGGTGATAGAATGTTCATAATTGATTGAAGAAATTGctacattaatttttttttaacgtatcactacatagtaggTATCACGTATCAAGACAAAGTCGCTTATTGCAACGTATTTTGATtcggtttattttaatagatagtgattcTAGGGGAAggttttattaggtatataatttgttaggttttagacgaagcgggcgaagccgcggttgGAAAGCTAGAAAAGTTaacgataaaatataacaacacGTTCTCATGAGAAAAGATCTGACAAGCAGAGAGTAATATGTCGTTTAATTGACAGAGTATCTCCCTTCCAGAATTTTCTACCACTCCTTACATTTCTAATACCTTTACAATTCAACCAATAAAACAACCCAGCTTTCTCAGCTTGACACAATTCTACAAAGGCACCGACCTAATCGTTAACTAACAcatgtgattaaaatttttctaataattttccGCTTTTCCAAGAGCTTATTACACCGGTTTCCTGATCCCACGAGATACCGGAAGACTGCTTTCGATAGAGGAAAATACTGGATCAATTAATTCACTTTTCCCTATTGTTATGCAAATTGCGTCACTGAAGAAAGTATGAGATAACTCTGTTTGGTAATTATTCAAATGTATCTAGTGTACTGTGAACGTAAATCAAATCTAATGCGTCATTTTTAACATTCTGAAACGAAGAAGGTTcttatataagttttttttaagctattgcatagcttctatcgcgggccttgagcgcggagaccgaatcgagaaattccgtaacgaaaaaaccttaaactccccactccgacgggcggaggtgtgacttgaaggcatagcatgcaatagctttaccgcggccgCGGAAGTcgggcagtccccgagtgccacacgtcgttttttctttttaacgaAAGTATTCAATTGAAAACCGAATTGAAGTGAAACATTCATTCActtagaaaaaattaataaattttaattaagaatcgatcgaattaataatattgataccTACAATTAcaaatgattaattaaaaacgaataaacccaataaaaaatcatcaaaataattaatggaaaattacatataaaaataaactaagaaACAAATCTTTAACATACCTCGTTAAACGAGTTCGCATATGTATGGCATTATCATAGGAATTTATGATATGTATAAATTTGGTCGAGGAATGAGGGAACTTATATTTATGACTTACTTAGCtgtgattaaaataaagatttccAACAATTTCCTTTACAATAATTGTACATATATAGATCTTGTGTGATGtagttatattgtttttatatgttttctGAAAAAGTTCAAAAAATCTACCATTCGACATGTTTGACTTGTATCTTGACTTTTATATTAGGTGTTAGCGTAATCTTGCCTGAACAAATGTGATGATGACGATCTTACTGCTACTATTTTTTTACACACTACatttgatgtaattttatttcactcTACCTAAATAATCAAGTTtataacataggtacctactagtaGTAAGCACGCAGTTCCACTTGCCaaagtatgtacttatttat includes these proteins:
- the LOC123701195 gene encoding glutaredoxin domain-containing cysteine-rich protein CG31559-like produces the protein MEEVTSRPSVEYIPPLPPKAMQRPGSTTFTQITNDDAKLRVNGFTDSRADMDSLSSMHSLVLNSKAPSATVFVAATQSNGPASTPSSDALAANGPHVVTIRINTDADKPKAPKISSVHLKSDVDFDTFKINDTNKKNNSLVLLNVEENRPKILESEDLSKVDKAPYINCNPYVNPMTNMILSSGQCSPSDTLDSGTCSDLDGTPPPLPKKKSFKSSSSKKSVSVTVISSTRNQGELDFEDNDSNISCDSLNSSELNGSVHAEESHIEEASKKKQSPEPSMQTFAKVNNKDSFLPQGLLQDIRDRSAKLATVDIESDQERQRDASQNIDEDANVPKESAQLTSFLLVSQFNNELKKNGADSSATNQNKAPLISETTYEERKKIDKMKEEQICYSSHYFDTDKFYDFHLNEKQFDDVSVHSVSVKSECPEVSDMEYFAGIKDFKNEETPSTIKSSKGTIRGVKNRVRAGIATFLQMQTTTKSYKEKDAGKVVVYTTTMGIVRSTYQRCVLVKKILRNLLIKFEERDVFMSMEYQDEIRDRMRSDQILVPQLFIDGHHIGDADTVEKLNESGELRKMLKPYKSPDACNTCQMCGGFRLLPCRICNGSKKSLHRNHFTAEFVALKCMNCDEVGLVKCEACS